The Spirochaeta cellobiosiphila DSM 17781 DNA segment GTACAATCAAGATTATTCCCAGATTTTAGTGCTGTTGAATTAAGATATAAGCTCCCTTTTTATCCCTATTTATCAAAGGCTTTCCCTATAAAAGAACACAAACAGATTCCCCCATCTTATATTAAATGGTCCCCGACAGATCAATATACGGGAATGGTAATATATGTCAAAGGGAAACTACCTTTATATGGATCGACCTTTCAAGCTAGTTATAAACCAAGTTTATATCCTAAGTTAATGACATATGAAGGCAAAATCCTCTATGAACCGGGGATGACTAAAGAACAATTTGTTAATCAATGGGGCGTTGTAGGAATAACAAACAATTTAGATAATTTGGATATATACTATGATAGAATAGGTTCAAAACCAATATATACTATTGCCACTCAAATATATGGTATCAACAATACTGATTTGGTAATACCAGAGAGAACAGTACGCCAAATACGACAAGATAAACTCGCCAATAAAATTTTTGAACAGGGTCGAGTCCTTATAATATTTGATCAAACTGAAGAAAAGGAGAATTAATGTCAGCTTTATATGGAGCTATAGAAGCAGGGGGAACAAAATTCGTATGCGCAGTTGGGCATGGTCCAAATGAGATCCTGGAAGAAGTCAGATTCCCAACAACGAATCCTAAAGATACCCTACAAAAAACAATCCAATTCTTCAAAGAACAAGAAGAAAAAAGAAAACAGAAAATATCAGCAATGGGAATTGGTTCATTCGGACCACTAGATCCTGTATTGACTTCGGATACTTATGGATATATCACTTCAACACCAAAGAAAGGATGGCAAAATACAGACTTTATTGGAACAATGAAGGAGCATTTCCCAATACCGATGGTATTTGATACTGATGTCAACGGTGCCGCACTAGGGGAAGGAGAATGGGGGGCTGCTAAAGGTTGTCACAACTTCATATACCTAACTATCGGTACGGGTATTGGTGGAGGTATTGTCATCGATGGAAAACCTCTCCAAGGATTAATTCACCCAGAAGTTGGTCATATGCTTATTACTAAGGCTGACAATGATAACTATAAGGGGACGTGTCCTTTCCATGAAAATTGTTGGGAAGGCTTAGCTGCAGGTCCGGCATTAGAAGGACGGTGGAATATGCCAGGCAAAGATCTTCCATCAGACCATGAAGCATGGAATCTAGAGGCAGAGTATATAGCACAGGGATTAACCAATTTATTGATGATTTTAAGTCCTGAAAAAATCATCCTTGGTGGGGGAGTCATGCATCAAAGGCATCTTTTTACTAAAGTAAGAGAACTAGTAAAAAAGAAAGCCGCTGATTATATTTCACATCCTCATTTGAAAGGAGATCTATCGAACTGGATAGTTCCACCACAATTAGAAGACTTAGCTGGTATTACTGGAGCATTCATTCTTGCGTTAAGAGCTTCACAATAATTTCACTATCTTTAACAATGGATTTGAGGGAAGTGTATTCGTTTGGTTGATGAGCAGAATCAGCAATAGTTGACCAAACGGCTGCATCAATCCCCTCTCTTCTTAAATAACTGGCAACAGTTCCCCCCCCCACACCAATTAACTTTGGTTCTATATCCATCTGAGATAGAGCAGAACCTAACTCTCGAACAATTAAAGCATTACTGGCTGTTGAGGAAGCAGCTACGGAATCAAATATTGAAACTTCAACTCTTGATTTTAAAGTTTTCCCTTCATGATCTAGATGAGAATGGATCCAGGACATAACTTGCTCGATAGTATATTCAGGTAAAATTCTACAATCAAAATAGACAGCCATTTCCCCGGGAATAGTATTTATACTAACATCAGGAAACTCAAGCTTTGTAGGTTCAAAAGTACTTCTACTTGGATTAAAAAGATCATTGGTATTTGGGAAGTTTAATTCAAGCCCTGACTTTAGATTATGGATAATTTGTGATATTTCAGCCAGAGCATTGATACCTTCATCAGGCATGGAACCATGACATTGCTTTCCTTTCACAGATATTTTAAGCCAGAGTATCCCTTTTTCAGCAATACAAATCTCATTACCCTCAGGATTACCACCATCTGGAACTAAAGCCATATCAGATGAATTAAAAACACCTTTTTGTTTCAATACATGCAGAATACCAAATTCATTGCTTACTTCTTCATCTGATACAAAAAGTAACTTTGTTCGATATTTCAATTTTTGACCTTTAGTCACAATCTCCAAAGCGGCCATTACAGAGGCAACTAAGCCATGATGATTATCTTCAACCCCTCGACCGATAAGAGTGTCACCTTCAATATATAAAGAGAAGGGATCCTGATTCCATTTACTTAAGTCTCCAGGAGGAACAACATCTAAATGAGAAAGTATCCATAACGTGGGTCCCTCAAGTGGACTTCCTGGTAAGGTGACAGCAAAATTAGGACGAATTCCTGAAGGAACATGTTTATCTGTACAAGGCCATTCCTCTATATTTAATAAGCCATGACCTATTAAATATTGTTTCAGTTTCTCAGCTTTTTCAAATTCACCTGTGCCACCTGCTTGAGGATCATAAGCTGGTGTTGATACTAATAACTTCATCAATTCAATTATCTTTTCTTTCACATTCACCTTACCTTTTGGTATCACCTTTTCCAATTAGAAAACCCTTGATATACTACCCGTCAGAGATTAACTTACGAAAAAGGTAATGACAAGTGAGAATAAAGAAATCATCTTATACTTTCCTAATACTATTAGGACTTCTATTAACATTAAACTCCTGTGGACCACGTAAAATTGGTTATGGTGTTATTTTGTGGTCTGACAATGAAGAGGTTCTTCCAACAGGATCATATGTTTGGGTTCTTAGAGAAAGTAACATAAGAGATACTTATACAGTAATGCAACCCTCTTCAAAAGATGAATATGAACTTGATAAATGGCGAATTCATTTTTCTGAAAAAGAACAAGAGGCTAAAGACTATAAAAAGCAATTCACTCCCTATATAAGCTACTATGGAATAAGTGAGAAAGCCGGGCACGCTATAAGAGATGATAAAAGAGCAGACTCTGAACGTGTTTACAAACTTAGAGAAAATCAAGAAGTAAAAGTCATAGGACAATCTAAGGAGAAGGAAAAGATTGGCTCTTTTGATGAATATTGGTTCTATGTGTTAACTGAAGATGGTTATACTGGTTGGACTTATGGATCCTACTTAAAACCGTATACAAATGATGCTAATGCCGAAGCCATCGTAGAGGAAAAAGAAGCAAACCCACTTGTTGAAACATTCCTGAATAATACTTGGAGACCAGAATATTTTCTTTCCATGATGAATCAGGGAACCATTGATTTAAATGAATTTAGACCTGAATATGGCCTCTTTCCACTACGTGATACAAAACAAATTTCTATTGTTCTGCCCAATCGAAGCTTAACAGAAGAATATACGGATATAGCGAAATTAGGATATAGCCATTACGCGGCAATGGGAACCAAAATACAAATAAGGTTTTATGGGGATAAAAAAATAAGTGTTCAGTATAATTATAATGGTCGAGAATATTCAGAAGTATTCATACGTACAGACCAAGATATACAGGAAATAATCCTAAAAGAAAAAACAAGAAGACAGGTAGAATATAATACACTAATTAGCAAGGGCAAATTACTTACAAGTACAGCCTATGGAACCCTTGTTTTTGATGATAATAATCAATTCAACTGGCAAGACTATAACAGACTAGTACCAGACGTTATACCACAGGGGTTAACAGGAAAAGGCTTTGTGCGTTTTGATGTCTTCCTCTCTTCCCAAATGAAACACAACTATCAAGGGGCAATGACCCTTAATTTTGATAGTTTAACAGGATCTAAATCTGTTGTGTTTATGTTTAACTATACGTCATCAGGAATCCAACTCGTCTATGTCCCTAATAAAAATATGCGAGGGGATATGATCTATGATGAA contains these protein-coding regions:
- a CDS encoding SH3 domain-containing protein, translating into MRIKKSSYTFLILLGLLLTLNSCGPRKIGYGVILWSDNEEVLPTGSYVWVLRESNIRDTYTVMQPSSKDEYELDKWRIHFSEKEQEAKDYKKQFTPYISYYGISEKAGHAIRDDKRADSERVYKLRENQEVKVIGQSKEKEKIGSFDEYWFYVLTEDGYTGWTYGSYLKPYTNDANAEAIVEEKEANPLVETFLNNTWRPEYFLSMMNQGTIDLNEFRPEYGLFPLRDTKQISIVLPNRSLTEEYTDIAKLGYSHYAAMGTKIQIRFYGDKKISVQYNYNGREYSEVFIRTDQDIQEIILKEKTRRQVEYNTLISKGKLLTSTAYGTLVFDDNNQFNWQDYNRLVPDVIPQGLTGKGFVRFDVFLSSQMKHNYQGAMTLNFDSLTGSKSVVFMFNYTSSGIQLVYVPNKNMRGDMIYDEAFSPTVVFFNYSEQ
- a CDS encoding ROK family protein, producing the protein MSALYGAIEAGGTKFVCAVGHGPNEILEEVRFPTTNPKDTLQKTIQFFKEQEEKRKQKISAMGIGSFGPLDPVLTSDTYGYITSTPKKGWQNTDFIGTMKEHFPIPMVFDTDVNGAALGEGEWGAAKGCHNFIYLTIGTGIGGGIVIDGKPLQGLIHPEVGHMLITKADNDNYKGTCPFHENCWEGLAAGPALEGRWNMPGKDLPSDHEAWNLEAEYIAQGLTNLLMILSPEKIILGGGVMHQRHLFTKVRELVKKKAADYISHPHLKGDLSNWIVPPQLEDLAGITGAFILALRASQ
- a CDS encoding M20 family metallo-hydrolase; this translates as MIPKGKVNVKEKIIELMKLLVSTPAYDPQAGGTGEFEKAEKLKQYLIGHGLLNIEEWPCTDKHVPSGIRPNFAVTLPGSPLEGPTLWILSHLDVVPPGDLSKWNQDPFSLYIEGDTLIGRGVEDNHHGLVASVMAALEIVTKGQKLKYRTKLLFVSDEEVSNEFGILHVLKQKGVFNSSDMALVPDGGNPEGNEICIAEKGILWLKISVKGKQCHGSMPDEGINALAEISQIIHNLKSGLELNFPNTNDLFNPSRSTFEPTKLEFPDVSINTIPGEMAVYFDCRILPEYTIEQVMSWIHSHLDHEGKTLKSRVEVSIFDSVAASSTASNALIVRELGSALSQMDIEPKLIGVGGGTVASYLRREGIDAAVWSTIADSAHQPNEYTSLKSIVKDSEIIVKLLTQE